A region from the Methylocella sp. genome encodes:
- the glgC gene encoding glucose-1-phosphate adenylyltransferase: MRLSAPIGRQAMAFILAGGRGSRLLELTDRRAKPAVYFGGKMRIIDFALSNALNSGIRRIGVATQYKAHSLIGHLTRGWNFFRQSSNESFDIMPASQRVSEDQWYAGTADAVFQNIDIIRDRAPKYMVILAGDHIYKMDYEIMLQQHADSGADVTIGCLEAPRLEASSFGVMHVDADNKVISFIEKPADPPAMPGKPDKALVSMGIYVFETNFLFDQLERDANDPKSSRDFGKDIIPYLVKHGKAIAHHFSVSCVRSSDAGEAAYWRDVGTVDAYWEANIDLTDVVPSLNLFDKEWPIWTDSAVTPPAKFVHDEDGRRGMAVSSLVSGGCIISGAKVTRSLLFTGVRVNSYCDIENAVILPYVEIARSTRLSNVVIDRGVKIPSGLVVGEDPIVDAHRFRRTEQGICLITQAMIDQLG, encoded by the coding sequence ATGAGATTGAGCGCCCCGATCGGACGTCAGGCCATGGCCTTCATTCTGGCGGGAGGCCGCGGCAGCCGCCTGCTGGAATTGACGGATCGCCGCGCGAAGCCCGCGGTATATTTTGGCGGCAAGATGCGCATCATCGATTTCGCGCTTTCAAATGCGCTGAATTCCGGCATTCGCCGCATCGGCGTCGCAACTCAATATAAGGCGCATAGCCTAATCGGACATTTGACGCGAGGCTGGAATTTCTTTCGCCAGAGCAGCAACGAAAGCTTCGACATCATGCCGGCGAGCCAGCGCGTCTCTGAAGATCAATGGTACGCCGGCACCGCCGACGCCGTGTTTCAGAACATCGACATCATCCGCGATCGCGCGCCAAAATATATGGTCATCCTGGCAGGCGACCATATCTACAAAATGGACTATGAGATCATGCTGCAGCAGCATGCCGATTCCGGAGCCGATGTAACCATCGGTTGTCTCGAGGCGCCCCGCTTGGAGGCGAGCAGTTTTGGGGTTATGCATGTCGACGCGGATAATAAGGTCATCAGCTTCATCGAAAAGCCTGCCGATCCTCCCGCCATGCCGGGAAAGCCAGACAAGGCGCTCGTCTCGATGGGGATTTACGTCTTCGAGACGAACTTTCTGTTCGATCAGCTCGAGCGCGACGCCAATGACCCAAAGTCCAGCCGCGATTTCGGCAAGGACATCATCCCTTATCTCGTCAAGCACGGCAAAGCGATCGCTCATCATTTCTCAGTTTCCTGCGTGCGATCGTCGGACGCGGGCGAGGCCGCTTATTGGCGCGACGTCGGCACCGTCGACGCCTATTGGGAGGCCAATATCGATCTGACGGACGTTGTTCCCAGTCTCAACCTGTTCGACAAGGAATGGCCGATTTGGACCGACAGCGCGGTCACTCCGCCGGCGAAATTCGTGCACGATGAAGATGGACGGCGCGGCATGGCGGTCTCCTCTCTCGTCTCGGGCGGCTGCATCATCTCCGGCGCGAAAGTGACGCGCTCGCTGCTGTTCACCGGAGTGCGCGTCAATTCCTATTGCGATATCGAGAATGCCGTAATCCTGCCCTATGTCGAGATCGCGCGGTCGACTCGGCTTTCAAATGTGGTTATTGACCGGGGCGTAAAAATTCCCAGCGGCCTCGTCGTCGGCGAAGATCCAATCGTCGACGCGCATCGATTCCGCCGCACCGAGCAAGGCATTTGCCTGATCACTCAAGCCATGATCGACCAACTTGGATGA
- the glgB gene encoding 1,4-alpha-glucan branching protein GlgB, giving the protein MALSAEIEETNRPWRVSDAVVASILAARHSDPFAVLGQHQTPEGLAIRAFAPHAESVSTAPDDGGVEIPLAPRGGGFFEGLAPERKTRFRYRLKAANRGGAWEFIDPYALGPVLGPIDDYLLVEGTHRQLYQRLGAHPMRFEGIDGVHFAVWAPHALRVSVVGDFNAWDGRLHQMRKRIDSGLWEIFAPGVAKATVYKYEIISSDGRLLPLKADPLAFAGELRPSTASIVASVDDFVWTDADFLARRQKGEPWREPMTIFEVHLGSWRRGEGGRFLTYDELADQLIPYAVDLGFTHLELMPISEHPLDASWGYQPIGLFAPTRRFGDPAGFARFIDKAHAAGLSVILDWVPAHFPTDVHGLALFDGRPLYEHADPRRGFHPDWNTAIYDFGRREVAAMLAANALFWLDRYHVDGLRVDAVASMLYLDYSRKAGEWAPNPDGSNDNRDAAAFLRKVNELVYATQPGAVTFAEESTAWAGVTAPTSAGGLGFGFKWNMGFMHDTLRYMKLDPVHRRWHHNELTFSLLYAFSENFVLPLSHDEVVHGKGSLLSRMPGDDWRMFANLRAYYAYMWAHPGKKLLFMGQEFAQRREWSEATQLDWELLSAPAHKGVQTLVRDLNRLHKKYPALHLRDNDPAGFGWLVADDHDQSVIAWARFGDAEDPPIVMVTNFTPEPRRAYTVGLPRAGVWREMLNTDAEVYGGSGMGNFGEVIASDAPLHGQPASAQLTLPPLATLYFLAAER; this is encoded by the coding sequence ATGGCGCTCTCTGCTGAAATCGAAGAGACCAACCGGCCGTGGCGGGTGTCTGACGCCGTCGTGGCGTCCATTCTCGCCGCGCGCCACTCCGACCCTTTCGCCGTCCTCGGCCAGCACCAAACGCCAGAGGGGCTGGCGATTCGGGCCTTCGCGCCGCACGCCGAAAGTGTAAGCACCGCGCCGGACGATGGAGGAGTTGAGATCCCGCTCGCCCCGCGCGGCGGCGGGTTTTTCGAAGGCTTGGCTCCGGAACGCAAAACTCGCTTCCGCTATCGCCTGAAGGCGGCCAATCGGGGCGGAGCCTGGGAGTTCATCGACCCCTACGCGCTAGGCCCTGTGCTTGGCCCGATTGACGATTATCTTCTGGTGGAAGGCACGCACCGACAGCTCTATCAGCGGCTCGGCGCGCATCCGATGCGATTTGAAGGAATTGACGGAGTCCATTTCGCCGTCTGGGCGCCGCACGCGCTGCGGGTGTCCGTCGTCGGCGACTTCAACGCCTGGGACGGCCGCTTGCATCAGATGCGCAAGCGCATCGACTCGGGGTTGTGGGAGATCTTCGCGCCCGGCGTCGCCAAGGCGACCGTCTATAAATATGAGATTATTTCGAGCGATGGCAGGCTGCTGCCGCTGAAGGCCGATCCTCTTGCCTTCGCGGGGGAATTGCGACCCTCAACCGCCTCAATCGTGGCGAGCGTCGACGACTTCGTTTGGACCGATGCGGATTTTCTCGCCCGGCGCCAAAAGGGCGAGCCCTGGCGCGAGCCAATGACGATCTTTGAGGTTCATCTTGGCTCATGGCGGCGAGGCGAAGGTGGGCGTTTCCTCACCTATGACGAACTCGCCGATCAGCTGATCCCCTATGCCGTCGATCTGGGCTTCACTCATCTTGAGCTTATGCCTATTTCCGAACACCCGCTGGACGCATCCTGGGGCTATCAGCCGATCGGACTTTTCGCGCCGACGCGGCGGTTCGGCGATCCCGCCGGCTTTGCGCGTTTCATCGACAAGGCCCACGCTGCGGGGCTGAGCGTGATCCTCGACTGGGTTCCGGCGCATTTTCCAACCGACGTCCACGGATTGGCGCTTTTCGACGGGCGGCCTTTGTACGAACACGCCGATCCGCGCCGGGGGTTTCACCCCGACTGGAACACCGCCATTTATGATTTCGGGCGACGTGAAGTAGCGGCGATGCTGGCGGCCAATGCGCTGTTCTGGCTCGACCGCTATCATGTCGATGGCCTCCGCGTCGATGCGGTGGCCTCGATGCTCTACCTCGATTATTCGCGCAAGGCGGGGGAATGGGCGCCGAACCCTGACGGAAGCAATGATAATCGCGACGCGGCGGCGTTTCTCAGAAAGGTCAACGAACTCGTCTATGCAACCCAACCCGGAGCTGTGACGTTCGCGGAGGAGTCAACTGCCTGGGCCGGCGTCACGGCGCCGACGAGCGCGGGCGGGCTCGGATTTGGGTTCAAGTGGAATATGGGCTTCATGCACGACACCTTGAGATATATGAAGCTCGATCCGGTGCACCGGCGCTGGCATCACAACGAGCTGACCTTCAGCCTTCTCTATGCTTTTTCGGAAAACTTCGTTCTGCCGTTGAGCCACGATGAAGTCGTGCACGGCAAAGGATCCCTGCTCTCGAGAATGCCCGGCGATGATTGGCGGATGTTCGCGAACCTTCGGGCTTATTACGCCTATATGTGGGCTCATCCAGGCAAGAAATTGCTGTTCATGGGCCAGGAGTTCGCCCAGCGGCGCGAGTGGAGCGAGGCGACGCAGCTTGACTGGGAGCTCCTGAGCGCCCCCGCGCACAAAGGCGTGCAGACGCTGGTTCGCGATTTGAACAGGCTGCACAAGAAATACCCTGCGCTGCATCTCCGCGATAACGATCCTGCAGGTTTTGGCTGGCTCGTCGCGGATGATCACGACCAGTCAGTGATCGCCTGGGCGCGTTTTGGCGACGCAGAGGATCCGCCGATCGTGATGGTGACCAATTTCACGCCGGAGCCGCGCCGCGCTTATACGGTTGGCCTGCCTCGCGCGGGAGTCTGGCGCGAAATGCTCAACACGGACGCCGAAGTCTATGGCGGCTCGGGCATGGGCAATTTCGGCGAGGTAATTGCGAGCGATGCGCCATTGCATGGGCAACCGGCGTCAGCGCAATTGACTCTGCCGCCGCTCGCCACGCTCTATTTTCTGGCTGCGGAGCGCTGA
- a CDS encoding glycogen/starch/alpha-glucan phosphorylase, which translates to MELETDTPPAVKYAPLTPPAPLRQDNDVAAIRDAILDKLRYSVGKNVASASSRDWFIATALTVRDRVVESWLYSIEETKRTGRKRVYYLSLEFLIGRLLIDSLTNMEMIEPTRAALAELGVDLDQLREVEPDAALGNGGLGRLAACFMESMATLSIAAYGYGIRYDHGLFRQRIKDGRQLEYPEEWLSFGNPWEFQRPEIVYDIGFGGRIEAEPLPDGEVKQIWHPGETVEALAYDTPITGWRGAHINTLRLWSARAPDPLRLDKFNSGDHVGALMDQVRAESISKVLYPSDATPAGEELRLKQEFFFASASLQDLVGRHLRLHGDINILANKVAIQLNDTHPAIAIAELMRILVDINGVGWADAWKITQATFSYTNHTLLPEALETWPVPLMERVLPRHMQIIYLINALHLEETRKRSNVGGELLSAISLIDEAHGRRVRMGHLAYVGSHKVNGVSKLHSNLMKTTVFRDLDAVLPGKITNKTNGITLRRWLQESNPDLTALLTEITGDRLLDDAMVLEKVAAVADDPAFQDRYRAIKRANKVALTRLVLERLGIKLNPDALLDVQIKRIHEYKRQILNILETIAIYDEIRAQPTRDWIPRVKIFAGKAAASYATAKLTIQLANDVAKIVNCDPTVRGLLKVAFLPNYNVSLAEKIIPAADLSEQISTAGMEASGTGNMKLALNGALTIGTLDGANVEILEKVGADNIFIFGLTADEVEAKRRAGIDGREAIARSTKLGEALEAIASGVFSPEEPQRYRGLVDALTHHDYFLVTADFESYFDTQRAVFRRWRDKRSWCRSAILNTAHMGWFSSDRTIAEYAQEIWNVPATPPGRG; encoded by the coding sequence ATGGAGCTGGAAACCGATACTCCGCCGGCAGTAAAGTATGCCCCTCTGACCCCGCCCGCCCCTTTACGCCAAGACAATGACGTTGCGGCGATCCGCGACGCAATCCTCGACAAGCTCAGATATTCGGTCGGCAAGAACGTCGCTTCGGCCAGCTCTCGCGACTGGTTCATCGCCACCGCTCTCACCGTGCGCGACAGGGTTGTCGAAAGCTGGCTGTACTCTATCGAGGAAACCAAGCGAACGGGCCGCAAGCGGGTCTATTATCTCAGTCTTGAGTTCCTGATCGGCCGTCTGCTGATCGACTCGCTAACCAACATGGAGATGATCGAGCCAACGCGCGCCGCCCTCGCCGAACTCGGCGTCGATCTTGACCAATTGCGCGAGGTCGAACCCGACGCCGCGCTCGGCAATGGCGGCCTTGGTCGGCTCGCGGCCTGTTTCATGGAGAGCATGGCGACGCTTTCGATCGCCGCCTATGGCTATGGCATCCGCTATGATCACGGCCTGTTCCGCCAGCGGATCAAGGATGGGCGACAGCTCGAATATCCCGAGGAATGGCTGTCGTTCGGCAATCCATGGGAGTTTCAGCGTCCCGAAATTGTTTACGACATTGGTTTTGGCGGCCGCATCGAAGCGGAACCGCTGCCGGACGGCGAGGTCAAGCAAATCTGGCATCCGGGCGAGACGGTCGAGGCGCTGGCCTATGATACCCCGATCACCGGCTGGCGCGGCGCTCATATCAACACGCTTCGGCTATGGTCCGCGCGCGCGCCAGATCCGTTGCGTCTCGACAAATTCAACAGCGGCGATCATGTCGGCGCCTTGATGGATCAAGTGCGCGCTGAGTCGATCTCCAAAGTGCTCTACCCCAGCGACGCGACGCCCGCCGGCGAAGAGCTCCGGCTAAAACAGGAGTTTTTCTTCGCCTCAGCCTCGTTGCAAGATCTTGTCGGGCGCCATTTGCGCCTGCATGGCGACATCAACATTCTCGCCAACAAGGTCGCCATACAGCTGAACGACACTCATCCCGCGATCGCCATCGCCGAATTGATGCGCATCCTCGTCGACATCAACGGCGTTGGCTGGGCCGACGCCTGGAAGATCACCCAGGCGACGTTCAGCTACACCAATCATACGCTGCTGCCCGAGGCGCTGGAGACTTGGCCCGTGCCGCTGATGGAGCGGGTGCTGCCGCGCCATATGCAGATCATCTATCTCATCAACGCCCTCCATCTCGAAGAGACGCGCAAAAGATCTAACGTTGGCGGCGAGCTGTTGTCCGCGATCTCGCTGATCGACGAAGCTCATGGCCGCCGCGTCCGCATGGGGCATCTCGCTTATGTGGGGTCGCATAAGGTCAACGGGGTCTCAAAACTTCATTCGAATTTGATGAAGACGACGGTGTTCCGCGACCTCGACGCCGTACTTCCGGGCAAGATCACAAACAAGACCAATGGCATTACGCTCCGGCGCTGGCTGCAAGAGTCGAACCCGGATCTCACCGCTCTCCTGACCGAAATCACCGGCGACAGGCTCCTCGACGACGCAATGGTGCTGGAAAAAGTCGCCGCTGTCGCTGACGATCCCGCCTTTCAAGACCGTTACAGGGCCATCAAGCGCGCCAACAAGGTGGCGTTGACGCGGCTCGTGCTGGAAAGACTTGGGATCAAGCTCAATCCCGACGCGTTGTTGGACGTCCAAATCAAGCGCATCCACGAATACAAGCGCCAGATCCTCAACATTCTGGAGACGATCGCGATCTACGACGAGATCCGCGCGCAACCGACGCGAGACTGGATTCCGCGAGTCAAGATTTTCGCCGGCAAAGCCGCAGCGAGCTATGCGACGGCGAAATTGACCATTCAGCTCGCCAATGACGTCGCCAAGATTGTCAATTGCGATCCGACGGTGCGAGGGCTTTTGAAGGTTGCATTCCTGCCGAACTACAATGTCAGCCTCGCCGAGAAAATCATTCCCGCCGCCGATCTGTCCGAACAAATCTCGACGGCCGGCATGGAAGCCTCCGGCACAGGCAATATGAAATTGGCCTTGAACGGCGCGCTCACCATCGGGACGCTCGATGGCGCCAATGTCGAGATTCTGGAAAAAGTCGGAGCGGACAATATTTTCATTTTTGGGCTCACCGCCGATGAGGTTGAAGCAAAGCGCCGCGCCGGAATCGATGGAAGAGAAGCGATCGCGCGCTCGACCAAACTCGGCGAAGCGCTGGAAGCCATCGCTTCGGGCGTATTCTCGCCAGAGGAGCCGCAGCGTTACCGGGGCCTTGTCGACGCCCTAACGCACCATGATTATTTCCTGGTGACCGCAGATTTCGAAAGCTATTTCGATACCCAGCGCGCCGTGTTCAGACGCTGGCGCGACAAGCGCTCCTGGTGTCGCTCCGCCATTCTCAACACGGCGCATATGGGCTGGTTCTCGTCCGACCGGACGATTGCCGAATACGCGCAGGAAATCTGGAACGTTCCGGCGACGCCGCCTGGGCGAGGATGA
- a CDS encoding DUF1488 family protein — protein MERLMALHFPNPSRNYNPVQHCVCFWGHDAAFEVSFQLDQEALHEISPFADQDEASLLHIFDVNLVRIQEAATAAYARDKNNFQRLSAADFAKPARSGNGRLRGRRV, from the coding sequence ATGGAACGACTAATGGCTCTGCATTTTCCAAACCCAAGCCGAAATTATAATCCTGTACAACATTGCGTATGCTTCTGGGGGCATGACGCTGCGTTCGAGGTGTCGTTCCAGCTGGACCAGGAAGCCCTGCACGAAATCAGTCCCTTTGCGGATCAGGACGAAGCCTCGTTGTTGCATATCTTCGACGTGAACCTCGTTCGCATCCAGGAAGCGGCCACTGCGGCCTATGCGCGCGATAAAAATAATTTCCAGCGGCTTTCGGCGGCTGACTTCGCCAAACCCGCGCGCTCGGGAAACGGCAGGCTGCGCGGCCGCAGAGTCTGA
- a CDS encoding DUF992 domain-containing protein, with product MIASLTRSRLAIGSIMLALCCGSATAQTYAKVGVLSCDVSAGVGMILMQKQSLNCVFQSDNSGPPDAYVGAITEYGVALGEVGAGHLIWGVLTTVGGVPHGALAGSYTGIGVEASAGAGLGANALIGGSERAFSLQPISVESQVGVNVAAGITAITLTPAH from the coding sequence ATGATTGCATCTCTTACGCGGTCTCGGCTCGCCATCGGTTCGATCATGCTCGCGCTTTGCTGCGGATCGGCTACCGCCCAGACCTATGCCAAAGTCGGCGTCCTGTCCTGCGACGTCTCCGCCGGGGTGGGCATGATTCTCATGCAAAAACAGAGCTTGAACTGCGTCTTCCAGAGCGACAATAGCGGACCTCCGGATGCTTACGTCGGCGCGATTACCGAATACGGCGTGGCTCTCGGCGAGGTTGGCGCCGGCCATCTCATTTGGGGCGTTCTCACCACCGTCGGCGGCGTTCCGCACGGCGCTCTTGCCGGATCTTACACAGGGATCGGAGTGGAGGCGTCCGCTGGGGCCGGCCTTGGCGCGAATGCGCTGATCGGCGGTTCGGAGCGCGCATTCTCGTTGCAACCGATCTCCGTTGAAAGTCAGGTCGGCGTCAATGTGGCCGCCGGCATTACGGCCATCACTCTCACCCCTGCGCATTAA
- a CDS encoding transporter — protein MSLGDTAYSAFIGWNAGNNHWNFTLTGFAPTGDYSPSRIAEMGMNRPGIDIKGGYTYLSPQTGIEVSAALGMTFNLMNTATDYQTGDELHFEWALNEHLPFGLAAGVGGYFYQQVTDDTGSGARFGPFKGRVAAIGPVGSYTFKAGAQELTLSARWFHEFAVENRVRGDSLFASLSFRL, from the coding sequence CTGAGCCTAGGCGATACTGCTTACAGCGCCTTTATCGGTTGGAATGCCGGCAACAACCACTGGAATTTTACTTTGACCGGCTTCGCCCCGACAGGCGATTATAGCCCAAGCCGCATCGCCGAAATGGGAATGAACCGGCCCGGCATAGACATCAAGGGCGGCTATACGTACCTCAGCCCGCAGACCGGCATCGAGGTCTCCGCGGCGCTCGGCATGACATTCAATTTGATGAATACCGCCACGGACTATCAGACCGGCGACGAGCTGCATTTCGAGTGGGCGCTCAATGAGCACTTGCCGTTTGGCCTCGCGGCCGGCGTCGGCGGCTATTTTTATCAGCAGGTAACCGACGATACCGGGTCAGGAGCCAGGTTTGGCCCCTTTAAAGGCCGCGTGGCGGCGATCGGTCCCGTTGGCTCCTACACGTTCAAGGCCGGGGCCCAAGAACTCACCCTCAGCGCTCGCTGGTTCCATGAATTCGCCGTCGAAAATCGCGTGCGCGGCGATTCGCTCTTCGCATCGCTGAGTTTCCGGCTCTAG
- a CDS encoding IS5 family transposase → MERCAQGLRAAQDALQSLHPLEPARRLRPHIRRARWRRSKARAHHDRRHASEGASHSGEPAQKGALPRRIGRTKGGLNSKLHVVCDGAGKPLVMLLSEGQMSDHKGARLMLKALPPASMLIADRGYDSNWFRAALKARGVEPCIPPTRSRKLSIAYDKTLYRQRHKIENMFAKLKDWPRIATAMIDAPIPSSPPSASPPPSSSISINES, encoded by the coding sequence ATGGAAAGATGCGCCCAAGGATTACGGGCCGCACAAGACGCTTTACAATCGCTTCATCCGCTGGAGCCGGCTCGGCGTCTTCGACCGCATATTCGCCGCGCTCGCTGGCGAAGGTCCAAAGCCCGAGCGCATCATGATCGACGCCACGCATCTGAAGGCGCATCGCACAGCGGCGAGCCTGCTCAAAAAGGGGCTCTTCCCCGCCGTATCGGGCGCACGAAAGGCGGACTGAACTCGAAGCTCCACGTCGTTTGCGACGGCGCCGGCAAGCCCCTCGTCATGTTGCTCTCGGAGGGCCAGATGAGCGACCACAAGGGCGCGCGGCTGATGCTCAAGGCTTTACCGCCTGCTTCAATGTTGATCGCCGACAGGGGCTACGACAGCAACTGGTTCCGCGCCGCGCTGAAGGCCAGGGGCGTCGAGCCCTGCATCCCGCCAACCAGAAGCCGCAAGCTTTCCATTGCCTATGACAAGACGCTCTACCGCCAGCGTCACAAAATCGAGAACATGTTCGCCAAGCTCAAGGACTGGCCGCGCATCGCAACCGCTATGATCGATGCGCCCATACCTTCTTCTCCGCCATCTGCATCGCCGCCGCCGTCCTCTTCTATCTCAATCAATGAGTCCTGA
- a CDS encoding PAS domain S-box protein, with the protein MSGKNPSTSRFIATSVEVERGDDESTDKLDGLAEFAVAPGAGPAQAGPAQRIGHQIEERLRLALGAAEIGTYELDLSTMQFTWDARAAAIWGRNVADTTSYELLASQALKEDRAAVRAKLLAASEAGGDGAYNVELRMRRHNDGALRWVSLQGCAFFENERPVRRVGVMLDITARKQSEAANDHLAAMIASSSDAIYSMTLDGLIMSWNASAERILGYSADAMIGRSDMILVPPDRHPLRDALLAAVKSGAVVQRQTKRLRKDGTVIDALLSMAPVHSADGSLMAISVLTRDITAEKRVVAQLEEAHAQMAQQTAELDAIFEVLSVPITVYNRKGEIVRTNAASRAVWGIGPDASHPIDFQGVASRLSVRNSDGEAVDPTRLSACRALTDDIIDRQEFQITSPTGRRYDFDAAGLPLIVDGNVTGAVSVWHDITEHKRKDEQNSILLRELAHRSKNLLSVIGSILRQSVKSTGSSEDFVARFSERLHALSNSQDLLARNNSLSVSMTDLIFSQVGHHWEPGQQRISMNGLGVRLRHDAAQMIGMALHELSTNAAKYGALSNQRGRVAIEWKIDHDAEPEPMFQLQWVERGGPPVIVPERRGFGTTIIQRVAAQSLNGRATLDYLPEGVEWVLRAPQSSVADNAHREASPGERIKSPALERLERLWLDLHGGARLPRLADFEHADIERADDLIIAAVDHATAPPAIRFVSIGDAVIERLGRSREECDIALSEAEIIGTEEGAYRRCVRSAKPGYEYAYFSLGHNGPFFLERLLLPFSDDGEKITHVVCMTSFEESASA; encoded by the coding sequence ATGAGCGGAAAGAATCCTTCGACCTCCAGGTTTATCGCGACCTCCGTCGAAGTCGAGCGCGGCGACGACGAATCAACCGATAAGCTTGATGGGCTCGCTGAATTCGCCGTTGCGCCCGGGGCTGGACCGGCACAGGCCGGACCGGCGCAGCGGATTGGCCATCAAATCGAGGAACGTCTGCGGCTGGCGCTCGGCGCAGCCGAAATCGGCACCTATGAGCTCGACCTATCGACGATGCAGTTCACTTGGGATGCGCGCGCCGCAGCGATATGGGGACGCAACGTTGCGGATACGACATCCTACGAGCTTCTCGCCAGCCAGGCGCTCAAGGAGGATAGAGCCGCTGTCAGAGCCAAGCTTCTGGCAGCTTCTGAGGCCGGCGGTGATGGAGCTTACAATGTCGAGTTGCGCATGCGCCGCCATAACGATGGGGCGCTGCGTTGGGTCTCGCTGCAAGGATGCGCTTTCTTCGAAAATGAGCGCCCAGTCAGGCGCGTCGGCGTAATGCTCGACATTACAGCGCGCAAGCAATCGGAAGCAGCCAACGACCACCTCGCCGCGATGATCGCATCCAGCAGCGACGCGATCTACAGCATGACTCTTGATGGATTGATCATGAGCTGGAATGCGTCAGCCGAGCGCATCCTCGGCTATAGCGCCGATGCAATGATTGGGCGAAGCGATATGATTTTGGTCCCGCCGGATCGGCATCCCTTGCGAGACGCTTTGTTGGCGGCGGTCAAATCTGGCGCCGTCGTGCAGCGTCAGACGAAGCGCTTACGCAAAGATGGAACGGTGATCGACGCCCTGTTGAGCATGGCTCCGGTGCACAGCGCCGACGGCAGCCTCATGGCCATATCCGTGCTGACTCGCGATATCACCGCTGAAAAGCGCGTTGTCGCGCAACTGGAGGAGGCCCATGCGCAAATGGCGCAGCAGACCGCTGAACTCGACGCCATTTTCGAAGTCTTGAGCGTCCCCATCACCGTCTATAATCGCAAGGGGGAGATCGTACGGACCAACGCTGCGTCGCGAGCAGTCTGGGGCATTGGACCGGACGCATCCCATCCGATCGATTTTCAAGGGGTCGCGAGCCGCCTGAGCGTACGCAATTCTGATGGCGAAGCGGTCGATCCTACGCGGCTTTCGGCTTGCCGCGCCCTGACCGACGATATCATCGATAGACAGGAATTTCAGATAACGTCGCCGACCGGCCGCCGATATGATTTCGACGCCGCCGGGCTTCCGCTGATCGTCGATGGAAACGTCACCGGCGCAGTCTCGGTCTGGCACGACATTACAGAGCACAAACGGAAAGACGAGCAGAATTCGATTCTCCTCCGAGAATTGGCCCATCGCTCGAAGAATCTCCTTTCGGTCATAGGGTCGATCCTGCGCCAATCCGTAAAGAGCACCGGCTCATCGGAAGACTTCGTCGCGCGATTCAGCGAGCGCCTCCATGCCCTCAGCAATTCGCAGGATCTTCTGGCCAGAAATAACTCGCTCAGCGTCTCGATGACCGATCTTATTTTTTCACAAGTTGGCCATCACTGGGAGCCGGGCCAACAGCGCATTTCGATGAATGGCTTGGGGGTCAGGTTGAGGCACGACGCCGCCCAGATGATTGGCATGGCCTTGCATGAACTTTCGACCAATGCGGCGAAATATGGCGCGTTGTCGAACCAGAGGGGGCGCGTTGCGATAGAATGGAAAATCGACCACGACGCCGAGCCGGAGCCGATGTTCCAATTGCAATGGGTCGAGCGCGGCGGCCCTCCCGTCATTGTCCCCGAACGCAGAGGCTTCGGCACGACCATCATTCAAAGGGTCGCCGCCCAATCGCTCAACGGACGCGCGACGCTCGACTATCTGCCGGAAGGAGTCGAGTGGGTGTTGCGCGCGCCGCAGTCCTCTGTTGCGGACAACGCCCATCGGGAAGCTTCGCCCGGCGAGCGCATAAAATCTCCGGCGCTTGAAAGGCTGGAGCGCCTTTGGCTGGACCTGCATGGAGGCGCGCGCCTGCCCCGCTTGGCGGATTTTGAACACGCCGACATCGAACGCGCCGATGATCTCATCATCGCGGCGGTCGATCACGCGACAGCGCCTCCTGCTATTCGCTTTGTTTCGATCGGCGACGCTGTGATCGAAAGGCTGGGACGCAGTCGTGAGGAATGCGACATCGCTCTGAGCGAAGCAGAAATTATCGGAACCGAGGAAGGAGCTTACCGCCGCTGCGTCCGCTCCGCCAAGCCGGGTTACGAATACGCCTATTTCAGCCTTGGCCACAACGGGCCGTTCTTTCTCGAGCGCCTGCTGCTCCCGTTTTCGGACGATGGCGAGAAAATCACCCACGTCGTCTGCATGACGAGCTTCGAAGAAAGCGCATCCGCATAG